In Labilibaculum sp. DW002, the genomic window TATTTAATTCTTATTGTAAAAACGGTTGTCCAAATCATTCACAAAAATGGACTTGTCCTCCTTTTTGCCCTCCATTTGAAGAATATTCTAAAAATCATACTAGTATTTCCTTGTACTTATTTTACACTTCTCCTAAGCAATCCATTCAATTTGATGAAAAAGACAGGTCACTATCTGCTTACAATTTTATTAAAGAGGAACTACAATCTTTTTTAAGAAAAAAAGAATTGCCAAATGAAAAAATGATTGCTGCAAATAGCTGTGAATTTTGCAAAACTTGCAAAGTTGCAGAAGGCAAAGCATGCCATATTCCTGAGAAAATACGTTACAATTTGGTTGCCTTTGGTTTTGATGTTCGTGCAATAATGACTGATTTATTTCAGCACAAAATTGAATGGGCCAAAGAAAATAAAGTACCAAATATGGTTAGCAGTGTTGGTGCTATTTTAAACGCTCCTTGAAAGGCAGAAATGTCATAAAATCTGCATGGTGAACAATGTAAGCTTCGGTGCTTCTTTTTACCATATCACCTTCCCCTGCATGTGTCGCAATAATATGACAAACCTCTGGTGGAATTCCACACTCTTCGGCAAGAGAAACACCAGAGAAAGGATGTCTAATATATTTCCCATAGCTTCCTTGAATTGCATTGTTTTTTTCATCCAACACATACTCCAATAATTTCCC contains:
- a CDS encoding DUF2284 domain-containing protein, with the translated sequence MNNQQIGSFEKTLHNTAVKIHYKQIKLNKEHLSKYLNPNLFNSYCKNGCPNHSQKWTCPPFCPPFEEYSKNHTSISLYLFYTSPKQSIQFDEKDRSLSAYNFIKEELQSFLRKKELPNEKMIAANSCEFCKTCKVAEGKACHIPEKIRYNLVAFGFDVRAIMTDLFQHKIEWAKENKVPNMVSSVGAILNAP